One Ricinus communis isolate WT05 ecotype wild-type chromosome 7, ASM1957865v1, whole genome shotgun sequence genomic region harbors:
- the LOC112535350 gene encoding precursor of CEP9, producing MAETLPLYKHAVLLLALIFCLQILYIEGRPIRSMRKQLEAFQKELAKRGVSNTINLHQSKLAGQDHQEQTHTGFSDFAAASVDAFRPTPPGNSPGVGHPKAVVTSSSTTDQHSLTGLRHDYSNLHKSSHNIPGNVQQSMSGKEETSPTSLDVFAAASTDDFRPTSPGYSPGVGHPKAVVTSSSTADQHSFTGVKDDYNNVHKSNHIGVADNVKKPVSGKGEMLPTVTTTSFDASAASTKDDFRPTAPGFSPGVGHPKKVVTSSSTKHSITGFKDDYRPTQPGHSPGVGHSYQKNNAGQDP from the coding sequence ATGGCAGAAACCCTACCCTTATACAAACATGCTGTATTACTTCTTGCTCTCATTTTCTGCCTTCAAATACTGTATATTGAAGGAAGGCCAATTAGGTCAATGCGTAAGCAGCTGGAAGCTTTTCAAAAGGAATTAGCCAAGCGTGGTGTTAGTAACACTATCAACTTGCACCAAAGCAAACTAGCTGGACAAGATCATCAAGAACAAACGCACACTGGCTTTAGTGACTTTGCTGCAGCATCCGTGGATGCTTTCCGGCCAACACCTCCCGGTAATAGCCCCGGTGTTGGCCATCCTAAGGCAGTAGTTACTAGCTCCAGCACTACTGATCAGCATTCTTTAACAGGACTCAGACATGATTATAGTAACTTGCATAAGTCAAGTCACAATATTCCTGGTAATGTTCAACAATCTATGtcaggaaaagaagaaacatcCCCAACTAGCTTGGATGTTTTTGCTGCAGCATCCACGGACGATTTCAGGCCAACATCTCCCGGTTATAGCCCCGGTGTAGGCCATCCTAAGGCAGTGGTTACTAGCTCCAGCACTGCTGATCAACATTCTTTTACAGGGGTGAAAGATGATTACAATAATGTACACAAGTCAAATCATATTGGTGTTGCTGATAATGTTAAGAAACCTGTGTCAGGAAAAGGAGAAATGTTACCAACAGTAACCACAACTAGCTTTGATGCTTCTGCTGCATCAACCAAAGATGATTTTAGGCCAACAGCTCCTGGTTTTAGCCCTGGTGTTGGGCATCCTAAGAAAGTAGTTACTAGCTCCAGCACTAAACATTCTATTACAGGATTTAAAGATGATTATCGACCCACACAACCTGGTCACAGTCCTGGAGTTGGTCATTCTTATCAGAAAAACAATGCAGGACAAGATCCATAG